In Erigeron canadensis isolate Cc75 chromosome 6, C_canadensis_v1, whole genome shotgun sequence, the following are encoded in one genomic region:
- the LOC122604627 gene encoding uncharacterized protein LOC122604627 yields the protein MPSVSKFSIKNQTKSISLPCRSHPTTYEIEELLNKIKTEATSPTMYSGLSHLTRLYKCMNNLLTSSTTQVLMSHEQKKKWVDELVDESVKFLDICRSISDMILEFKDHSRDLYSCLRRKKGDMISVSIMKYNCFRKKMKKDVRGLISSLKQVDNMITSGDGGLVVIDSDNHQLAAMIRAVIGVGEVTILVLESLLMFFCVPVSKPNKWSLVVSKLTHKGMVTYEDQHEHRMLVNECEQFDDALRILCKNGSTCEVGNVEIAQCRLERLEAEIETMESGLESLFRHLVQTRVSLLNIISQ from the coding sequence ATGCCTAGTGTTTCAAAATTTAGCatcaaaaaccaaacaaaatcTATTAGTTTGCCTTGTAGATCACATCCGACGACGTATGAAATCGAAGAATTGCTTAACAAGATCAAGACGGAAGCAACGTCTCCAACGATGTATAGTGGTTTGTCGCATCTTACAAGATTGTATAAATGCATGAACAATCTTTTAACTTCATCAACCACCCAAGTTTTGATGTCTCATGAACAGAAAAAGAAATGGGTCGATGAGTTAGTAGACGAATCGGTCAAGTTCTTGGATATATGTAGGAGTATAAGTGATATGATATTAGAATTTAAAGATCATAGTAGAGATCTTTATTCTTGTTTAAGGAGGAAAAAGGGAGATATGATTAGTGTTAGCATTATGAAATATAATTgctttagaaaaaaaatgaaaaaagatgtTAGAGGTTTGATATCGAGTTTGAAGCAAGTAGATAACATGATCActagtggtgatggtggtttgGTCGTGATTGATTCGGATAATCACCAACTTGCAGCCATGATCAGGGCGGTTATAGGAGTCGGTGAAGTGACTATTTTGGTTCTTGAGTCTTTGTTGATGTTCTTCTGCGTGCCGGTTTCAAAGCCAAATAAATGGTCACTTGTGGTGTCAAAGTTGACACACAAAGGGATGGTGACATATGAAGATCAGCACGAACATCGGATGCTTGTGAATGAATGTGAACAATTTGATGATGCATTGAGAATATTATGTAAAAACGGATCGACGTGTGAAGTTGGGAATGTAGAGATTGCGCAATGTAGACTGGAGAGACTTGAGGCTGAGATCGAAACCATGGAGAGTGGGTTGGAGTCCTTGTTTAGACACTTGGTTCAAACACGAGTTTCTCTTCTTAATATCATCTCCCAGTAA
- the LOC122604628 gene encoding uncharacterized protein LOC122604628, which yields MASASKFSIKNQTKSISLPCRSHPTTCEIEQLLNKIKTTISSPSAEVICSGLSQVVELYKCTDDLLNSSTTKVLMSNERNKKWVDELVDESMNLLDICGGIREMVSEIKDHIRDIHCVLRRRKGVTVIEDNIVKYNCFRKKMKKDVKMMVTSLKQVDNMIMDYGGSVVVDSDNHHLVALIKAVIGVSETTTFVFESLLLFFCAPVLKPNRWSLVLSKLIHKGMVACEDKQEQGVVVNEFERIESTLRIYGSINEVDDVQIAQCRLERLGAQIENMEIGLNEIYRCLVRTRVSFLNIISL from the coding sequence ATGGCTTCTGCTTCAAAATTTAGCATCAAAAACCAAACTAAATCGATTAGTTTACCTTGCAGATCGCATCCGACCACATGTGAAATTGAACAGCTACTTAACAAGATCAAAACAACAATATCTAGCCCATCTGCAGAAGTCATTTGCAGTGGTTTATCACAGGTAGTAGAATTGTACAAATGTACGGATGATCTTCTAAATTCATCAACTACCAAAGTTTTAATGTCTAATGAACGAAACAAGAAATGGGTTGATGAGTTAGTAGATGAGTCTATGAATTTGTTGGATATTTGTGGGGGGATTAGAGAAATGGTGTCAGAAATCAAAGATcatattagagatattcattgTGTTCTACGTAGGAGAAAAGGAGTGACAGTCATTGAAGACAATATCGTAAAGTATAATTGCTTTaggaagaaaatgaaaaaagatgtAAAAATGATGGTAACAAGTTTGAAGCAAGTTGATAACATGATCATGGACTACGGTGGTTCGGTGGTGGTTGATTCAGATAACCACCACCTTGTAGCCTTGATTAAGGCGGTAATAGGAGTTAGTGAAACGacaacttttgtttttgagTCTTTGTTATTGTTCTTTTGTGCCCCGGTTCTAAAGCCAAATAGATGGTCCCTTGTGTTGTCAAAGTTGATACACAAAGGGATGGTGGCATGTGAAGATAAACAAGAGCAAGGTGTTGTTGTGAACGAATTTGAAAGAATTGAATCCACATTGCGCATATATGGATCGATAAATGAAGTAGACGATGTGCAGATTGCACAGTGTAGATTAGAGAGATTGGGAGCTCAGATTGAAAATATGGAGATCGGGTTAAATGAAATATATCGGTGCTTGGTTAGAACAAGAGTTTCTTTTCTTAATATTATCTCCCTGTAA
- the LOC122605816 gene encoding uncharacterized protein LOC122605816 — MAVSSKLNITKVQVKSISLPSRSHPTTLRIEQELNNAATATVVATSKPSVENIFNGLSQLVEVYKCMDDLLNSSATQVLISREQNTKWVEELIEESIRFLDVCGSIRDMVTQIKEHIVDLHCALRRRKEDSSFETSIAKYISFRKKMKKDVRFLVASLKQVDHMITCGGLVVVDSDNHHLAAVIKAVIRVSETTVSIFESLLMFFSMPSTKPNKWSIVVSKLIHKGMVACEDHQQQQEIVNEFELIDGALQILSKNQSSTKGDKMEVAKCRLERLESRVEGMETRVECVFRQLIRTRASLLNIISQ; from the coding sequence ATGGCCGTTTCTTCAAAACTTAACATAACCAAAGTCCAAGTTAAATCTATTAGCTTGCCTAGTAGATCACATCCAACCACTCTTCGAATCGAACAAGAGCTTAATAATGCTGCAACCGCAACCGTGGTTGCAACATCCAAGCCATCTGTTGAGAATATCTTCAATGGCTTGTCTCAGCTTGTAGAAGTGTATAAATGCATGGACGATCTTTTAAATTCGTCCGCTACACAAGTTTTGATCTCTCGGGAGCAAAACACGAAATGGGTCGAAGAGTTAATTGAAGAATCTATTAGATTCTTGGATGTTTGTGGGAGTATAAGGGATATGGTGACACAAATTAAAGAACACATTGTGGATCTTCATTGTGCACTAAGGAGAAGAAAAGAAGACTCGAGTTTTGAAACTAGTATCGCGAAATACATTTCTTTtagaaagaaaatgaagaaagatgttagatttttagttgcAAGTTTGAAGCAAGTTGATCATATGATCACTTGTGGTGGATTGGTTGTGGTTGATTCAGATAACCACCATCTTGCAGCTGTGATCAAGGCGGTAATAAGAGTTAGTGAAACAACGGTTTCTATATTCGAATCTTTGTTGATGTTCTTCTCAATGCCAAGTACAAAGCCAAACAAATGGTCAATTGTGGTATCAAAGTTGATACACAAAGGGATGGTGGCATGTGAAgaccatcaacaacaacaagaaattgtgaatgaatttgAACTCATAGATGGTGCATTGCAAATTCTAAGCAAAAATCAATCATCAACAAAAGGGGACAAGATGGAAGTTGCGAAATGTAGATTGGAAAGATTGGAAAGTCGGGTTGAGGGTATGGAAACCCGAGTAGAGTGCGTGTTTAGGCAATTGATTAGAACCAGAGCTTCTCTGCTCAACATCATTTCGCAGTAA